TACGATAACTGCGCCAAACGCTTCCTGTAATTGCTGCACGAAGGGGTCGTTGTTAATCGCTGCTTCGGCTGCCTGCTGCTGTTCCGCAGCTTCGCGCAGGATGCGCTTTTCTGGGGTTTCTTCGCTTATGGCACTGATGTGAAATTTTAACTTGAGCGAACGCCCGTAATGTTTTGCCAATGCCGCTGCTAATTGCGCCTCAGCAGATTCGCTTTGCAGCGTTGCGCCACTTTCATCTAACAACAACGTAATTTGATCGTCGGTAACGCTTTCCAGCAAACAATGTTGCGCTAGTGGCAGCGCCATGCCGGAAAGGTTGAGTTGGGGGTAGATTGTGTGCCAATCATTGCTGGACAAAACGGACGCCGCTTCAACCACCGCCGTAGAGACGCAAGATTTTGCGTCTCTACCCATATCCACATGCACCGGCAATTTCACGGCCTCAACCACCGCCGTAGATACGCAAGATTTTGCGTCTCTACCCTGCGCATCATCGACAACTGTTTCAACTACAATTTTTTTTTTCTCGACCGGCGTCGAGTGTGGTTGAGATTTGCCATCATCCAGCCGGAACGCCAACATTCGCAACAGCAGCATTTCAAAGCCGCCGCGCGGATCAGGCGCTAAGGGCAAATCCCGCCGCCCATACAAGGCCATCTGGTAGTACAATTGCACATCTGCCGGTGACAGCAATTTCGCCATCTGCGCAATATCCGCATCCGCTTCATCGGCTGGCACGACTTGCTGCACTGCTATGCTATGCAACAATGCAATGAAACCATCTGCCGCCGCCGTAAAATCGGTGGTGAGTTGCGCCATTTGCTCCACCGTTGCCAACATCCGCGCACCGTCATCATCGGCGACGGCTTGCAACAAGGCGAGTAAATGCTCGTGCGGCAACAAGCCCAGCATATCCTGCACTTCGTCTTCGCTCACTGCCCCGCCACCGGCAACAATTGCCTGATCGGTCAAGCTCAGCGCATCGCGCATACTGCCATCTGCCGCCCGCGCCAATAAGCGCAAGGCGCTTTCGCTGAAGGGAATATTTTCCTGCTCCAACACATTCGCCAAATGCCCGCTGATCATATCCACCGGCATTCGTTTCAGATTGAATTGCAAGCAACGCGACAAAATCGTGACCGGTAATTTCTGCGGATCAGTGGTGGCAAACAGGAATTTGACGTGCGGCGGTGGCTCTTCCAGCGTCTTCAACAGCGCGTTGAAGCTGTGCCCGGAGAGCATGTGAACTTCGTCGATCAGGTAAATCTTGAAACGTCCACGAGTCGGCGCGTATTGCACATTGTCTAATAAATCGCGGGTATCTTCGACCTTGGTGCGTGATGCGGCATCGACTTCGATCAGGTCAACGTGACGACCCTCGGCAATTTCACGGCAACTGCGACATTCCCCACACGGCTTGGCGGTAACACCGGTTTCGCAGTTGAGGCATTTGGCAAAGATTCGGGCAAGCGTCGTCTTCCCTACCCCACGAGTGCCGGTGAACAAATAGGCATGGTGCAGCCGTTGCTGACCATCATCGCCTTCCAAGGCGTTCATCAAGGCTCGCAATACGTGCGCCTGACCCACCATTTGCTGGAAGTCCTGAGGCCGCCATTTTCGAGCAAGTACTTGATAACTCATGAGGTATTCGTAGAATTTTTAGAATGGTGGCAGCCTGCACCAGCCACATCCCGGCACCCGAATCAGTAGCTGTTGCTGCTCCCTTCCGGGCCTGACAAGGTTCACTACTTATCGTCGCGGGAGAACCGATACAGGCCACCATTGCGAAGAACGCGGAATTATGACCGAATTGCCCGCTAACAACAAGGCATTTACGCAAGTGTCAGCAAACCCACTCCATTCATAGAAATTTCATTGCTTAATCGGAAACGATTGACTATAAACAATGCTGGCAGCTATTTATCCCTGTTGAGTGTACTTAAGAGAAATGCCCATGACGATCCGCAAGATATTGATTGCTGACGATTCCAATACTGAACGCCTGAATCTTACCCATATTCTTGAATCCGCTGGTTATCAAGTGGTGGCAGCGCAATCTGGCAATGAAGCGAAAATCTTAGCCGAAAGCCAGCAACCTGATTTGATTTTATTGGATATTATCATGGATGACGGTGATGGTTATCAGGCGTGCCGTGCGATCAAACGCAACCCTGCAACCCAAACCATTCCCGTGATCATGGTATCCAGCAAGTCCAACCCGGTGGATAAGCAATGGGCACAAAAACTGGGCGCAACCGACTACATTGTCAAACCCTACACGGATGCAGACGTACTCGCCCAAATAGCCAAGCTGTAACCATGCCTTGCCATTAGCGACGCTTCTAACCATAAAAATAGTCGACAATAATGAGGAATAAACAGATGAAAACAGCATCTGATGCAGTCGAAAATCGGTTCTGCTACTCAGTAGGCACACACACGCTGCTGCTGGAAAGTGCTATCAGGGCGGAAGTATTAACCGACCAGACCAATTACCCCATGCCGTTCGCGCCCGCATGGTGCGCGGGGCTGATTAGTCTGCGCGGGGATTTGCTCCCCATCATTAATATGCATCAAGTGGTTCAAGGTCGAACCTATCAAAGCAAACCGCAAC
The sequence above is drawn from the Thiothrix subterranea genome and encodes:
- a CDS encoding response regulator, coding for MTIRKILIADDSNTERLNLTHILESAGYQVVAAQSGNEAKILAESQQPDLILLDIIMDDGDGYQACRAIKRNPATQTIPVIMVSSKSNPVDKQWAQKLGATDYIVKPYTDADVLAQIAKL
- a CDS encoding chemotaxis protein CheW, with protein sequence MKTASDAVENRFCYSVGTHTLLLESAIRAEVLTDQTNYPMPFAPAWCAGLISLRGDLLPIINMHQVVQGRTYQSKPQLLLIQHPQFPPIALTCDGYPRSLKLTVADLTPQAEDNLPSWIPHALHHQGIRLLAADHGKLLRHIQRTQGS
- the dnaX gene encoding DNA polymerase III subunit gamma/tau, with amino-acid sequence MSYQVLARKWRPQDFQQMVGQAHVLRALMNALEGDDGQQRLHHAYLFTGTRGVGKTTLARIFAKCLNCETGVTAKPCGECRSCREIAEGRHVDLIEVDAASRTKVEDTRDLLDNVQYAPTRGRFKIYLIDEVHMLSGHSFNALLKTLEEPPPHVKFLFATTDPQKLPVTILSRCLQFNLKRMPVDMISGHLANVLEQENIPFSESALRLLARAADGSMRDALSLTDQAIVAGGGAVSEDEVQDMLGLLPHEHLLALLQAVADDDGARMLATVEQMAQLTTDFTAAADGFIALLHSIAVQQVVPADEADADIAQMAKLLSPADVQLYYQMALYGRRDLPLAPDPRGGFEMLLLRMLAFRLDDGKSQPHSTPVEKKKIVVETVVDDAQGRDAKSCVSTAVVEAVKLPVHVDMGRDAKSCVSTAVVEAASVLSSNDWHTIYPQLNLSGMALPLAQHCLLESVTDDQITLLLDESGATLQSESAEAQLAAALAKHYGRSLKLKFHISAISEETPEKRILREAAEQQQAAEAAINNDPFVQQLQEAFGAVIVPGSIRPRTNAG